The following is a genomic window from bacterium BMS3Abin08.
CCCCGACCAAAGGTCGGGCATTCAGCCGGCATCCTCGTAAAACACGCAGTTTATTTCCAGAAAATGAGGATCAGCCTGAGCATGATATTGGTGTAAATCCCAGCAAGTATATCATCTAACATTATACCAAGTCCAGCGCTTATCCCTTTTTCGATATGTCTGATCGGGGGTGGTTTTATTATATCAAAGAGCCTGAAGATGAAAAAAGAGAGAATGGATACCTCGATGCTGTAAGGTATAAAGACAACGGAAACAAGGTAACCTACAAATTCATCGATAATAATGTGAGAGCTGTCTTTTTCCTTCAGAAGCAGTTCCGCCTTTGATGAAGATACTGTGCCTACGACGAAAAGGATTGGTATTATCAGCAATAATGCCTGGTCTCCGGGGCGAAAGATCACGAAAAAAAGGCATGCCATCAGCGTTCCTGCCGTCCCGGGAGCAACCGGTGTATATCCCAGGGGGCCAATGGTGGCTAATACCTTTAATAAGTTATCCTTTGTCATCCGGGGGATTCAAAAACCCAAGAGCCTGTTGAAAACCTGACAGCTGTTACAATGCACCTTGCCGAAAGCCCCGACCCCTTGCCGGAGAGCTTGACTCCGGGGTTTTTCTGGCTGGGGCGGGAGGACTCGAACCTCCAAATGGGAGAGCCAAAATCTCCTGACTTGCCGTTTGTCTACGCCCCAACAGGTTACATATATAGAAATTCTCCTACAATATCATCGACGTTGTCAAGGCAGCCCCGCCTCCCGACCGCATCTGCGGACGGAAAATGATTTGTGAAGAAGTGTCTCGTTGAGTTATCATATAACCCGAAAGGACTTCACATAGAGGGGTTGACCATGGACTTGTTGAAAAAAATCCGTTCACGAAATGCCGCTGTCGGTATCGTAGG
Proteins encoded in this region:
- the pgpA gene encoding phosphatidylglycerophosphatase A; this translates as MTKDNLLKVLATIGPLGYTPVAPGTAGTLMACLFFVIFRPGDQALLLIIPILFVVGTVSSSKAELLLKEKDSSHIIIDEFVGYLVSVVFIPYSIEVSILSFFIFRLFDIIKPPPIRHIEKGISAGLGIMLDDILAGIYTNIMLRLILIFWK